The Oryza brachyantha chromosome 7, ObraRS2, whole genome shotgun sequence genomic interval ATCCGAAGCGAGCCGAAGAGCGAGAGGTAGAGCGAGCTGAGAAGTTTTTGGAAGAGACACGGATATTTATTGCGTGAGGAAAAGAAGGTGGCGGTGGGACCGTCCTGTCAGTAACGCCGTGCCACGTGTTAAGTGACGTACTACTCTCGTGCGAGAGTTGACACAggcacttaatttttttttggtcatgtCGGATATTTGaaagaatatttaaatattaaaaaggttttccaacataaataaaaaataaattttacagctCACCTGAAaacgcgagatgaatcttttgagcatattaatttatcattagcacatgtaaaCTATAGCaattatgactaattatgaactaattagacttaaaagattcgtgtcACGATTTTCGTCagactgtgtaattagttttttatttttttatttatgtttaatgttttatttaggtgtctaaagacgtgatatttttgaagaaaagtttttgaaaactaaacggacccttaaattcaaatttaaactgcTTGGCATGAGATCGTGGTAATAGATGGAGTTGGAGTACATACTTGGGTTTTATTTAAGAGCTAGCTTCCtctcgttttaaaatataactggATGTGATCCtctactttaaaatataaaatatagtacatAGTGTACAGTACCATCAGGTATTAGGTTTctgtattttgaaacggaaGAAGTcctttataaaaatacttcCTGATCTCTAAAACAGTTGTTAATGcccttttttctctgttttcgGATCTGTATGATACTATAGGCTCAATAACGGTAGAATGTAGGTCCCGCGAAAAAGAATAACGGTAGAATGTGCAATAGCTACTTCTTACATTTAATCGATACTCCTTTGTTCAAAGATGTTGCTCCGTTTGTTTCTAGATGTTACCTCGTATCCTTATCCTTATCTGttctatttatactataaagcaaaatttaattttaactttaatttaaagatgactttggtgttttttcaccaaagtctAATTTTCAgtattggcttttaaatcactggtaatacgtatataaaaattttatttaccaatttttttctaagatgTGTTATCTCATCAGGCTACGAATATAGATTGAATCCTAGGAGTGTCCAGCATTTCGTGATTCAAACTTTGCTTCCCAGAGTGAACGGAACTGTAGGGTTGACTCCGGCCCACAAAACaaagcacatgattaattaagcacaTGTTTGACTCTctgtctttttaaaattttttgtgattaatattttcgttgttattaaatgataaaacataaatagtattttgagtgactaattattttgaattttttataattttttcaaataagacggataatCAAACGTCATAcatagagagaaaaataaagtcttttagATACGGATGTAGTTCTTAACAACAActtaaaacattaaaaaatattattaataaaagtaTAATTTAACCATTCAGCcgtgaaaaaaaagtagaagTTGCGGGGAAAACGACCGATTTGATCAACAAGCAATTGCCACAAGACCTCAACAAACCCAGATTAACAGCCCCTTTAAAAGAGAGTGAGGATTGTACCATCTCCAGACGCTACAGCCACTACCTGCACTAGACCAAGCGCAAGGTGGAAGTACTCCCAAACTCAGTTTGCAGGGTGCAAGTCAAAAGTttcacatgtttgaccatttgtcttatttaaaaaattatgaaaatattatttattttgcttatgacttactttattatcaaaagaattttaagatgacttgttattttttatatttgtactataagacgaatgatcatatgttgcaattaaaaaaatcaaaatcaaaacggaggtagtaggaGGTTGGGGCCTTTCAGTAAGATAACAGTTTGGAATACCTTGACAGTTACTCTTGTACATGTCTGCCAAAACACTAGTCTGGAACCGGTGCTGGTTAGCCCAAAACTCAAGAAAACACTTCGGTACAGAACAAAAACCACGCATACCAAAACACAAGGCGGGAAGAGGAGGCCTTGGTGCATACACAAGAGTTTCTGAACATTTGATCTGGCATAGTACTAACTAGAAGAGTTGATACACattattcaaatttatgtGTCTACCATTACACTCCAGATGAAATCAAAGACAGGCCATGATACCGGCATATCACCTCACCACGCTGTTTACTATACAAGTATACAATAGTAAATTGCTAGTTCAAACTTGGTCAACTGAGGGAAAAAGCTAAACTATCATCAACCCAATCTATCATAGATTGGTCTGGATGTTATCTAGTGAACTCCCAAAGTTAGAATAGAATGTTATGACCTCACTTTAGCAAGCCGTGCTCTGATCTCTTCCAAATCTTCCTCATCATCAGCACCCTCGGCAACAGCTTGTTGCTACAATATGGGGAAAATGTTGCTCTTAATAATTgagataataaataaatggtcCTATAGCTAAATGACATTTCTGTCAGACAGAATTGTTTAGGTTCACCACTGGAGTATTACGTCCACTTATGGTATTATTAGgaaactagaattagggtgGTGTTCTCTTATCTATTTAGGACAGCTTAACTTCTCAAAAGCAACTTCTAGCAAATTAACTTATGGAAGACTACTCTTTTGCACAGCTCAATGTATGCAAACAAACAAGGTGTGGAGCACCTACCTCTTCTTGGACCCTGCTCGTTGAAGCTTGGTTTATCCTCTGTTTCCTCACAGCATCTGGTAGTTGTGAGGCAGTCTCCCCAGCTACTGAAGCAAGAACCTTGTCAACCTCCTCTTCAATTTCCTCCTCCATGTCCTCAGAGTCCAAAGCTGAATCAACTGCATCATTGATCATCTCTTCCATCACACCAGCCTATAGTTCAACAGCAAAAGGTCAGTGTATTAAAGCACACAACCCAATGATCAACTTAGCAATAATTTTGTGAACACAAAAATCAATATCACTAGCGACTTTAAACAATGCATAAGAAATGGATGTGCTGGATTGATATGGTATATATCTAACTACTAACAAACAGAAATAGTAGATTACCTTTGTCATTTCTTTACTAAATTCTTGCATGGTGGTAGCCAATTCTGGAGCCTTCATTAGATTGTTAACGATTTTCATTACTTCAGTACTTTTTGACAGATGACCCACTGTTCTTGCCGTTGCTGAAATTGCATGAGCAGAATTATTAGTTCGCAATAAGAAAATACAACAAATAAATGAAGCACTACTCCTTAGTCCTGGTTAGATCTCACGCCAAAACAAATGTGAAATGAATCCATGTACAACTGTGGTTCTCCTAAATACAGGATGAATGCCAGTGTTGTCATTATGGGGTCTACTGTCCTGGCTGCAATCGAGAAGTTCACTCACATGCTAACAAGAAAAACTTAATAAAAGAAACTGCATTAAAGATTAAATGACATGAGCATGTAAATTGGTTTTCACAGGTGCTACAGGGTTACTAACAAAACAGTTCAAAATCAACAATATCATGATGATTATGTTCCACTTCTGTGGGAAAAATTATCATCCAATGCTTACGCGATGGATGAAAACCTATATATCAGCGTGacaccaaattttaattacaaatgaataaaaaatttcaatggCATATGCaaattgcaaattgcaatttaAGCTGTAACTGAATGATCTCAGTGCTTTCCGGTATCAGAGCAAGCAGATAagcagaaaataaatttcagatagCTCTAACAGATTTTGAAGTGATTGTCTGCAAGGAACTTGAGGATGCAACATAAGCTGAATAGCTAATAAATCCTCTCTTCTATCAGCTCATATAGAAAGAAAACGGAACATACCAACAATTTCTCCAAGATGCATTGACACTGAATTAAGTTGAGCCTTGTTTTCATAAAGACGATTAACAGCACGCCTTGATCTCACAAGTTCCTTAGCAAGAGCCTGACATGAGAAAGAAATATTGACATCAACAGTACAAAGGTGTTGCCATGTGGGGTTTACAATACTGTCGTAGCAAGCAAGGGAGTAACACGCTAGCATGAGGAGAGGACGGCATCGGAAGAAACAGATGTCGGTTAAGTCATTTGATAGGTTAGGATTGGCTTGTTATTTAGATAAGCTAGTTCAGTTAGTAGTTGAGATTTGTGTGctcagtctctagcagcataTATTGGGATTAATTTCAATCATCCTATTAGATTGTATGTCGGGTTCGTTCTCCTGCCATGCCGGAGCATCACCGATCACGGCTCCGCCGCATCGACAGGTCCAGGGCCACGGCTAACCACTTCGTTTAAAAACAATTTGCATCATTTTCCTTCGTCAAACACCACAGCTTGTGACAGGTGTTGAGCTTACTCTAGCAGTTAAAAGACAGATGTAAAAACTTGTAACGGATAATGTTTGTTGAGACTTTAAACTCATGAGTGGAGGACTGAAACATATATTGATGTATACGAATTGGTGCATGCAAATGGATGACTGAATAGTTCATGGACAGAGCTGCGCACACAAAGTGAATTGAGTGttcaagaaatgaaaaaaaaaagtttttatttgcATGAATATACACTTAATAAATGGAATTGCAAAAGTGTACATGTGGTGCGGGAGAGCAGCTTGGTACAGTTGAGGTGGCACAAAACAGGCATGCAGTACCAAGGTGGCACGCATTCACAAAAGCAGCACTAATGTGGTACCGTGCCCTGGACCGTCACCTCAGCCGACGTCCTCAAATCGGACCCATCACCTCCTCAATATTAGAGATGTCAATCTTCAAATCAGAGACGCCTTAGGTTCACAGTTGTCGTTCATCTATCAGCCTCAAAGTTAGTAAAAATGTTGGGCATGATGACACGGCTTGGCTGCATGGCACCTACCTCCTCACTTGCCCATAGTAGGATTGAAAACCTTTCATTTAACATTATTCCAGGGTGTATGTTACTTTCTAACCTAAAACTTTAAGTCATCACATCTATTTCCTCCATTccattgtaagactttctagctctTGCAACAATTGCATGACTATTTATTAACTTGTTGGCAATAGCACTATCACTCACCGAAAGATAAATTTGGATGCATGTCAAGCCACGTACATTCGATCAGCAAAATACAATCTGGATGTATGTGGCATAGTAGGGTATTCAATCATCGAAAGATAGTTCGGATGCATATGGTAGAAAATGCATCCAAATTATCTTTCAGTGATAGGTCTACCACATGCATCCAAATTATCTTTCAGCGACAGGCCTACCACATGCATCCAAATAATCTTTCGGCAAAAAACAATGAGATGCCAACAACTTAATAAATAATCGTGCAATCATTCCAAGAGAATCCAATGCAGCAAACCTGCAACCCACcattttataaatagttgCTCCACTCACAAACCAAAAAGTCATCATTTCTTCAGCTCTATCATTTCTCCTACAGCAGATACATGAGTACTACGATTCATTGTAGTATGCAAATTCACATGATTAGTCCTAAGGTAGGAACTGTGGTGATGTTATAGTTACATAGTTCTACCGCTGGATCAGATTTGTGCATTTGCATATCTTGAGAAAACAGTTTACCCTCTTCTCTATCATCCATGAAAAGAGTAAGAAATATTTCAGTGAATACTCTATTGCACATCCACAAGTCTGATCTTGTGGTAAGCATTGTGTTGTATTGTCATAGCTACAAAGTTCTACCCAAGATCAAATGTAcgaatatgcatatattcaCATCATCAACCGCTCAATCACTCATTACCACTATGGATTTTATTTCACGATCATCATAACTTAGGTGCAGACTAATAATgagttatatttatttatgctagACCATTATAAATGTCATAGTTAAGTGAGAACGGTTAATGGACTTCTCCTCTACCTACTAGTATGTGATACTCTTTCCATCCCATATTGTAAAACTTACTAGCTGTCTAGCTCtaaccaaaaaaacatatggatgctcatgaatctagacatatatatataatatatattttttgcttcaTGGATAATCTAGGCGGAGCCAGAAAGTTCTACAATATGGAATTTAGTAGTTGTGATGGCTTCAAAGTTTTAGGTTGGAAAATACCATACAcactaaaataatataagattatGTTAGACAACATGCTTTAATTTCTACTATGGGCAAGTAAGGAGGCCAGTGCTGCACAGCCCAATCGAAATGCATCATCGTGCCTGACATTTTTTCTAACTTTGCAGCTGATCATGAGTAATCCAGGGCGCCTTTGATTTTGAGATTGACAGGTCTAATTTTGAGGAGGCAACGAGTGCAATGAGTTTGATTTGAAGACGGCAGCTGAGGTTACTAGccagcagtggcgcacggtaCTGCATCAGTGTTGCTTTTGTGAACGCATGCCACTACAGTACAGTGGTCCTATTCTGTGACGCCGCTTTATGTGTGCGTGCCACCGCAGTAGCGCGCTCCTATTATGTACCACCACAGCTGTGATATGTCGCTCTCCCACatcaaatgtatatttttgcaattcGACTTATTAGCTCTATATTCATGCAAAaggaatggaaaaaatatattttaattttttttcttcataaaaCAAAGGACAAATCAAGAGAACTACATCTATGTATAACATCTAGAGTAGTAATCAAAAGAGCAAAGGAGAAATGGACATAAACTACAAAGATAGCATAATGAGAAATTGAAAACACAAgaataatcttttttaaaaaataccctTTACGACTATTAAGTTTCTATCGAATATGTAGGATAAATTTGTTAATATGTTGTACTATGAAGTCCATGAAATATGGATATAAAAACAGTAGAGAAATGGAACCAAACATTTAGTTAGGATTTAGTACATTTTCAATTAGGGTTTtggatgtatatataaacatgttcTATATTATCCATAGAATAGGGACAAACATAGGTCAATCCATGGGTACTCATTGAACCACTCTAGTTCAACTAATGTAACAAGTGACATTTAGTGCATTTAGTTGAACTAGTGTGAATCAATGGACACCGACATATTGACCCATGCCCATCCCTACTATAAGTATGTATACACCACGAAAATTCAAAGAATAGTGTCATGATACAGCATGCTAAATGGGCTGTTCCTTCACAACCATGGTGCCAAGGGTATCAGCAGGTTCCAGCCATTATCCATTTAGTTGGTCTTTTAGTCCAATGGGCAGCTATCGGATTAAGTGAGATTGGAATTGCTACGGTTGGCACACCTCTTTATAACTGGGACTGaagaatttaatttaatcaaacaaGCAATTAGCCAATCTCGTCCTTCCTATGTTTATGTTCCTTTCCATGGAGTCATGGACCATGTGCATGCTTTTCTTCTGAACCCAGCTACCAATTCACCATGGCACCAGCTGATAGCTGTAGACCAGAGCATCTAGCCAACCACACCAACAGTTTGTGCTCTGATACAGGGCACACAGGGCATGTTTTACTGGCAATAAGAATGCTTATTCAGCATGCCATGCCCTACTCATTCTATACTCAATTTACTGACACATGGACTTGTGGGTTTTtattctatcaatttacacTCAGGTTTGCTAGTCAAGCTTCACATGGATTTATGTCAATGCTGCATCCTGTGGGTAACATCAAAATGCCATGGAAGGCAGTATCGGACCCAACGAGGAAataaagtaacaaaaaattctacaaatGTGAGAGGAGTCAGGATATTGTGCACATTACTAACTGTCCTAACTTACTATGATGGCATACAAAACCAAAAAGGCTGTTGATAGTTGGATCACAAGTTCACAActaaacataaaagaaaatttagtaCGTATATAAGTATATTGCATGAGTCAATGGGACCAAAGTGACACGATTCTGAGAAACCCAGCATACTAGGTTCAAAAATGTTAACAAACAATTACAATCTAAGCGGTGTATATGAAATCGTCTTGAGGCGTGCAGAAGTGAagcttttcctttttgtgtgTACATTTCATTTCACTACCAGGTTTGATACTTTAATTTTCACAAAGGCCGATATGCGGCATTTAGCTCAAAGAACTGAAAATAAAGCAACTATACACTTGCATTAACTGAGAAATGGCATCCAACTAGCCATACGGaacgggaaaaaaaatgttcgtGTGTACTGCACTACAAACCAGAGTGCTTATGCAAAGCAACAGAATTGAAGTGCACACACCTTCGCTGATCCCATGTCGTTGCGCTTAGCGGCCTCCCTGATAGCTTTCTCCACGTTCTTCTCCTCCCTCTGCACATCTGCAAACACAGGAATGAGAGGGTTAGGAGGATCGCAATAACCGGCCTACTAATCAAGCCGAGGTTCGCTTGCGTAGGCAAGCAAATGTTACGCCGCTGGCGCTAATCGAAGGCAGCGATGAACATTCCCCTCAACTCCATGCCCCGATTATGGAGAGCGCCTGGGCCGCGGGGACGAGACGAGAGGGCgaggtggggggggggggcggtgGGGGACGGGGAGGAACCTCGGATCTGGCGGTCGAGGACGCGGCACTCGttgcggaggcggcgctgccACTCccgcagctgctgctgcggcgtcGGCCGCGGCTTCAGCAACCCCTTCACCTTCTCCATCGGCGGTCCCGTCGACCGGTTGCCCACGACTCCGGTAGCCTATcccccctctcctccgcctccgccgccggtgtCGAATCACGCGGCGGCTACGCAGTTACGCAcgcggaggagaggagacacGGCGAGCGAAGGGGGGAAAGTATAGGAAACCTCCTGGGTGGAAGACGCCTGCAGCGTAAAGGGATTTTTGCTATTTTATGGCGCTTTGGATTTGGGTTTCACTAAAATACCACTATCAAACAACCCCTcttgtttctttgtttcttagcccccgtttagtttccaaaaattttcgctcaaaaacatcacatcaaattttttgcACATCTAAAtagattattaaatatagataaaacgaaaaactaattgcacagtcaTGTGAtaaatcgtaagacgaatcttttaagcctaattaatacatgattagtcataagtgctacagtaacctatatgtgctaatgatagattaattaggctcaaaagattcgtctcgcggtttccatgccagccatgaaatttgatttttcattcttgcccgaaaaccccttccgatatccaatcaaacgtctgatattgcacgcaaaaattttcatttcaccaacaaCACCCCCTTATTTCCGGTGTCATTTCTCCATCTGCTACAAATTTGggttggatttatttttcttaattccACCTCGGATGTTTTTGCTCTTGTCACCGCCCCCTCCCCTGCTCGTCGTCACTCAAAATTCTTCTAAAAATACCAAATACAACTAATGCATAAAAGTTTGTTTTGTGCTTTTATGTTTACGAGCTAAAGTTCTAGCGCATGAAAGTCAAAGTATATACTTTAGTCGATACAGAGTCTTTTTTAGATCTGATGTGATAATGAAAAAGATGTCTATATATTCAACCAAACTgattaagaatattttaatttgataaATCGGTCTAAATTGGTTTACTAATAGAATGACTCGAATCGGTATAAAATTGGGCTTTTGCTAGACTGCTAGCCAAGGGAAAAAATGgtcacaaataaaattaaaaaggagaaaattaTTTCAGATTTAGAGCAAAGGAGGAAatggcaaaaaagaaaaagaaagtgtCATCgttaatgatattttagaGAAACCTAAATCCGAAGTTGGATAAGAGGCGAAACTCACCTTTGAGAGTAGCGAAATGGCAAATTCTCCGGCGTAACAGGTGGCAAGCGTGTAAACAGCTGACGTGTGGTCCCATCTCCTGACTCATGTCCTAGTGACCACGTCTTTTCAATgtccaaaagaaaagagaaaacatatgctattgataaataattaattataagatATGTCATCCATACATAC includes:
- the LOC102717359 gene encoding vacuolar protein sorting-associated protein 24 homolog 1-like; its protein translation is MEKVKGLLKPRPTPQQQLREWQRRLRNECRVLDRQIRDVQREEKNVEKAIREAAKRNDMGSAKALAKELVRSRRAVNRLYENKAQLNSVSMHLGEIVATARTVGHLSKSTEVMKIVNNLMKAPELATTMQEFSKEMTKAGVMEEMINDAVDSALDSEDMEEEIEEEVDKVLASVAGETASQLPDAVRKQRINQASTSRVQEEQQAVAEGADDEEDLEEIRARLAKVRS